The proteins below come from a single Vitis vinifera cultivar Pinot Noir 40024 chromosome 9, ASM3070453v1 genomic window:
- the LOC100259970 gene encoding uncharacterized protein LOC100259970: MEDDPPREAQKWIEDLSRGASSHGLETLNLKGLQAIYVQKGLIHCDLVVPDCVSDKDGNWHVGAISTLIDDVGAAAIFSFAGHVKASVDFSVSFYSTAKIQEEVEIEAKVVGHRGRLSSVVVEIRRKSNGELIALGRQWMSAATIIPSHLSKI, encoded by the exons ATGGAAGATGACCCTCCAAGGGAAGCCCAGAAATGGATTGAAGATCTATCAAGGGGTGCCAGTAGTCATGGACTGGAGACCCTTAATCTTAAGGGCCTGCAGGCTATCTATGTCCAAAAGGGTCTGATTCACTGTGATTTGGTGGTACCAGACTGCGTATCG GATAAAGATGGAAATTGGCATGTTGGAGCGATCTCGACATTAATCGATGATGTTGGGGCTGCTGCAATTTTCTCGTTTGCAGGCCATGTCAAAGCTTCCGTTGACTTCAGCGTTTCATTTTACTCGACTGCTAAGATTCAA GAAGAGGTAGAGATAGAGGCAAAGGTTGTAGGGCACAGGGGAAGGCTTTCATCAGTAGTGGTGGAGATTAGAAGGAAAAGCAATGGAGAATTGATTGCTTTGGGAAGGCAATGGATGAGCGCAGCCACTATTATACCTAGCCATCTTAGCAAGATCTGA
- the LOC100258310 gene encoding probable CoA ligase CCL8 isoform X1, with protein MPPFNKVFNHFIPIYLRHPCLHSPSLPLRFSALRFLSVDAGLLAARYSTFMEVIKAVARQGSATAESVAIRANQKSYSYNQLISSARKISSLLCNGDIKPTYGVSKHKHSGNGHLGGARIGIVAKPSVEFVAGILGTWFSGGVAVPLALSYPEAELLHVMNDSDVSMILSTEDYRELMENVAAKSSAQFSLIPPVPSIPSPTSARDHPQTGEIVADKSLQGEIGKWNKLEDEDPALIIYTSGTTGKPKGVVHTHKSINSQVQILTEAWGYTSADQFLHCLPLHHVHGLFNALLAPLYAGSTVEFMPKFSVRGIWQRWRESHPKDGTKVDDAITVFTGVPTMYTRLIQGYEAMDPELQAASASAASKLRLMMCGSSALPYPVMQQWETITGHRLLERYGMTEFVMAISNPLKGVRKGGTVGKPFPGVQVKILADESETETTGVGELCIKSPSLFKEYWKLPEVTKESFIDGGFFKTGDAVKVDDDGYYIILGRTSADIMKVGGYKLSALEIEAALLEHPAVSECCVLGLPDKDYGEAVCAIIVPEADEKKKQEEELKPAISLEELCTWAKEKLAPYKLPTQLLLWDLLPRNAMGKVNKKELKRKLAAEGH; from the exons CAGCACGTTATAGTACATTCATGGAGGTGATCAAAGCAGTTGCCAGGCAGGGGTCAGCAACAGCGGAAAGTGTTGCCATAAGAGCCAACCAGAAGAGTTACAGTTACAATCAACTCATTTCATCTGCAAGGAAGATATCTAGTCTGTTATGTAATGGTGACATAAAACCT ACTTATGGCGTGAGCAAACACAAACATTCAGGAAATGGACATCTTGGTGGTGCTCGAATAGGAATTGTGGCTAAACCTTCAGTTGAGTTTGTTGCTGGAATACTAGGAACTTGGTTTAGTGGAGGTGTTGCAGTTCCACTTGCACTTAGCTATCCAGAAGCTGAGCTCTTACATGTGATGAATGATTCG GATGTGTCCATGATATTGAGTACTGAAGATTATCGTGAACTTATGGAAAATGTTGCTGCTAAGAGTTCGGCTCAATTTTCTCTTATTCCTCCTGTTCCCAGTATTCCCTCACCGACAAGTGCACGTGATCATCCACAAACTGGAGAAATAGTTGCAGATAAAAGTTTGCAGGGGGAAATTGGTAAGTGGAATAAATTAGAAG ATGAGGATCCTGCTCTCATTATATACACTAGTGGTACAACAGGGAAACCTAAAGGAGTTGTTCACACACACAAAAGCATTAATTCACAG GTCCAGATCTTGACAGAAGCTTGGGGATATACATCTGCTGATCAATTTCTGCATTGTCTACCTCTGCATCAT GTTCATGGGCTATTCAATGCTTTGCTTGCACCTCTCTATGCTGGTTCCACG gtTGAGTTTATGCCCAAGTTCAGTGTGAGAGGAATCTGGCAGAGATGGCGTGAATCACATCCTAAAGATGGAACTAAGGTTGATGATGCTATAACCGTGTTTACAGGA GTTCCAACTATGTATACTCGATTAATACAAGGTTATGAAGCAATGGATCCAGAATTGCAAGCTGCTTCTGCCTCTGCTGCAAGCAAGTTACGGCTCATG ATGTGTGGCTCCTCTGCGCTTCCCTATCCTGTCATGCAACAATGGGAAACTATCACAGGACATCGTCTTTTGGAGCGATATGGAATGACTGAG TTTGTCATGGCAATTTCTAATCCCTTAAAAGGTGTACGGAAAGGAGGCACGGTCGGAAAACCATTCCCTGGTGTGCAG GTAAAGATTCTTGCAGATGAGAGTGAAACCGAGACAACGGGGGTTGGTGAGCTTTGCATCAAAAGCCCttcattatttaaagaatattGGAAACTTCCTGAG GTAACTAAGGAATCATTTATTGATGGCGGGTTCTTCAAGACTGGTGATGCTGTTAAAGTGGATGACGATGGATACTACATCATCTTGGGAC GTACAAGTGCTGATATTATGAAGGTTGGCGGTTACAAGTTATCTGCATTAGAAATTGAAGCAGCGTTGTTAGAG CATCCAGCGGTCTCAGAGTGCTGTGTATTGGGCTTGCCAGACAAAGACTATGGGGAAGCTGTATGTGCCATAATTGTGCCTGAAgcagatgaaaagaaaaaacaagaggAAGAACTAAAGCCAGCTATAAGCTTGGAAGAACTTTGCACCTGGGCTAAAGAGAAGCTTGCACCATACAAG CTTCCAACCCAATTGCTTCTATGGGACTTGCTGCCTCGAAATGCTATGGGAAAG GTGAACAAAAAAGAATTGAAGAGAAAGCTGGCTGCTGAAGGGCATTAG
- the LOC100242883 gene encoding probable inactive nicotinamidase At3g16190, which yields MEHSFPRKKISFKTNRVLRIRFPYSYLSSSRNWVAMANTRKHTALLVIDMQKDFVEEDGLTRVDGGKAIVPSVIKAVEVARELGIFVVWVVREHDPLGRDVELFRRHFYGPGKIGPVSEGSVGAELVDGLVIKEGDYKLVKTRFSAFFATHLHSFLQSNGINSVVIVGVQTPNCIRQTVFDAVALDYQSVTVIVDATAAATPDIHFANVRDMKNVGVATPTLQEWRESNA from the exons ATGGAACACAGTTTTCCCAGGaaaaaaatttccttcaaaACAAACAGAGTCTTAAGAATTCGGTTCCCGTATTCTTATTTGTCTTCATCACGGAATTGGGTTGCCATGGCAAATACAAGAAAGCACACTGCTCTTCTCGTCATTGACATGCAG AAAGATTTCGTGGAAGAGGATGGGCTGACGAGAGTAGATGGAGGCAAAGCAATAGTTCCATCTGTTATCAAGGCAGTGGAGGTGGCCAGGGAGCTTGGCATCTTTGTAGTTTGG GTTGTTCGGGAGCATGATCCACTGGGAAGAGATGTTGAACTCTTCCGTAGACACTTCTATGGTCCTGGGAAAATAGGTCCAGTCAGTGAGGGGAGTGTGGGAGCGGAACTGGTTGATGGCCTTGTGATCAAGGAAGGGGATTATAAGCTGGTGAAGACGCGATTCAGTGCATTCTTTGCTACCCATCTTCATTCATTCCTTCAGAGTAACGGGATTAATAGTGTAGTTATAGTTG GTGTTCAAACTCCAAATTGCATTAGACAGACGGTCTTTGATGCAGTAGCATTGGATTATCAATCTGTTACTGTAATTGTTGATGCCACCGCTGCTGCCACACCTGACATAcattttg CCAATGTACGCGATATGAAAAATGTGggagttgcaaccccaacgttACAGGAATGGCGTGAGTCCAATGCTTGA
- the LOC109121406 gene encoding uncharacterized protein LOC109121406 — translation MEGGPLQETQEWQKWLEDLSKGTISHELEVITLKGMQVVHGQKGLVCCNLVIPDCVSDKDGNWHVGAITTLIDTVGAAAIFSSTGQLKASVDFNISYYSTAKIQEEVEIEAKVIGHKGRLSSVVVEIRRKNNGELIALGKQWMSSINIVPSHLSKI, via the exons ATGGAAGGTGGCCCTCTACAGGAAACCCAGGAATGGCAGAAATGGCTTGAAGACCTATCGAAGGGTACTATAAGTCATGAGCTTGAGGTCATCACTCTTAAGGGCATGCAGGTTGTGCATGGCCAGAAGGGTCTGGTTTGCTGTAATCTAGTCATACCAGATTGTGTATCG GATAAAGACGGAAACTGGCATGTCGGAGCAATCACAACCTTAATTGACACAGTTGGGGCTGCAGCCATATTCTCCTCTACAGGCCAGCTCAAAGCCTCTGTCGATTTCAACATTTCGTATTACTCAACAGCTAAGATTCAA GAAGAAGTAGAGATTGAGGCAAAGGTCATAGGGCACAAGGGAAGGCTTTCATCAGTTGTGGTGGAGATCAGAAGGAAAAACAATGGAGAATTGATTGCTTTGGGAAAGCAGTGGATGAGTTCTATCAATATTGTACCTAGTCACCTTAGTAAGATATGA
- the LOC100258310 gene encoding probable CoA ligase CCL8 isoform X2: MPPFNKVFNHFIPIYLRHPCLHSPSLPLRFSALRFLSVDAGLLARYSTFMEVIKAVARQGSATAESVAIRANQKSYSYNQLISSARKISSLLCNGDIKPTYGVSKHKHSGNGHLGGARIGIVAKPSVEFVAGILGTWFSGGVAVPLALSYPEAELLHVMNDSDVSMILSTEDYRELMENVAAKSSAQFSLIPPVPSIPSPTSARDHPQTGEIVADKSLQGEIGKWNKLEDEDPALIIYTSGTTGKPKGVVHTHKSINSQVQILTEAWGYTSADQFLHCLPLHHVHGLFNALLAPLYAGSTVEFMPKFSVRGIWQRWRESHPKDGTKVDDAITVFTGVPTMYTRLIQGYEAMDPELQAASASAASKLRLMMCGSSALPYPVMQQWETITGHRLLERYGMTEFVMAISNPLKGVRKGGTVGKPFPGVQVKILADESETETTGVGELCIKSPSLFKEYWKLPEVTKESFIDGGFFKTGDAVKVDDDGYYIILGRTSADIMKVGGYKLSALEIEAALLEHPAVSECCVLGLPDKDYGEAVCAIIVPEADEKKKQEEELKPAISLEELCTWAKEKLAPYKLPTQLLLWDLLPRNAMGKVNKKELKRKLAAEGH; the protein is encoded by the exons CACGTTATAGTACATTCATGGAGGTGATCAAAGCAGTTGCCAGGCAGGGGTCAGCAACAGCGGAAAGTGTTGCCATAAGAGCCAACCAGAAGAGTTACAGTTACAATCAACTCATTTCATCTGCAAGGAAGATATCTAGTCTGTTATGTAATGGTGACATAAAACCT ACTTATGGCGTGAGCAAACACAAACATTCAGGAAATGGACATCTTGGTGGTGCTCGAATAGGAATTGTGGCTAAACCTTCAGTTGAGTTTGTTGCTGGAATACTAGGAACTTGGTTTAGTGGAGGTGTTGCAGTTCCACTTGCACTTAGCTATCCAGAAGCTGAGCTCTTACATGTGATGAATGATTCG GATGTGTCCATGATATTGAGTACTGAAGATTATCGTGAACTTATGGAAAATGTTGCTGCTAAGAGTTCGGCTCAATTTTCTCTTATTCCTCCTGTTCCCAGTATTCCCTCACCGACAAGTGCACGTGATCATCCACAAACTGGAGAAATAGTTGCAGATAAAAGTTTGCAGGGGGAAATTGGTAAGTGGAATAAATTAGAAG ATGAGGATCCTGCTCTCATTATATACACTAGTGGTACAACAGGGAAACCTAAAGGAGTTGTTCACACACACAAAAGCATTAATTCACAG GTCCAGATCTTGACAGAAGCTTGGGGATATACATCTGCTGATCAATTTCTGCATTGTCTACCTCTGCATCAT GTTCATGGGCTATTCAATGCTTTGCTTGCACCTCTCTATGCTGGTTCCACG gtTGAGTTTATGCCCAAGTTCAGTGTGAGAGGAATCTGGCAGAGATGGCGTGAATCACATCCTAAAGATGGAACTAAGGTTGATGATGCTATAACCGTGTTTACAGGA GTTCCAACTATGTATACTCGATTAATACAAGGTTATGAAGCAATGGATCCAGAATTGCAAGCTGCTTCTGCCTCTGCTGCAAGCAAGTTACGGCTCATG ATGTGTGGCTCCTCTGCGCTTCCCTATCCTGTCATGCAACAATGGGAAACTATCACAGGACATCGTCTTTTGGAGCGATATGGAATGACTGAG TTTGTCATGGCAATTTCTAATCCCTTAAAAGGTGTACGGAAAGGAGGCACGGTCGGAAAACCATTCCCTGGTGTGCAG GTAAAGATTCTTGCAGATGAGAGTGAAACCGAGACAACGGGGGTTGGTGAGCTTTGCATCAAAAGCCCttcattatttaaagaatattGGAAACTTCCTGAG GTAACTAAGGAATCATTTATTGATGGCGGGTTCTTCAAGACTGGTGATGCTGTTAAAGTGGATGACGATGGATACTACATCATCTTGGGAC GTACAAGTGCTGATATTATGAAGGTTGGCGGTTACAAGTTATCTGCATTAGAAATTGAAGCAGCGTTGTTAGAG CATCCAGCGGTCTCAGAGTGCTGTGTATTGGGCTTGCCAGACAAAGACTATGGGGAAGCTGTATGTGCCATAATTGTGCCTGAAgcagatgaaaagaaaaaacaagaggAAGAACTAAAGCCAGCTATAAGCTTGGAAGAACTTTGCACCTGGGCTAAAGAGAAGCTTGCACCATACAAG CTTCCAACCCAATTGCTTCTATGGGACTTGCTGCCTCGAAATGCTATGGGAAAG GTGAACAAAAAAGAATTGAAGAGAAAGCTGGCTGCTGAAGGGCATTAG
- the LOC100258310 gene encoding probable CoA ligase CCL8 isoform X3 — MPPFNKVFNHFIPIYLRHPCLHSPSLPLRFSALRFLSVDAGLLAARYSTFMEVIKAVARQGSATAESVAIRANQKSYSYNQLISSARKISSLLCNGDIKPTYGVSKHKHSGNGHLGGARIGIVAKPSVEFVAGILGTWFSGGVAVPLALSYPEAELLHVMNDSDVSMILSTEDYRELMENVAAKSSAQFSLIPPVPSIPSPTSARDHPQTGEIVADKSLQGEIDEDPALIIYTSGTTGKPKGVVHTHKSINSQVQILTEAWGYTSADQFLHCLPLHHVHGLFNALLAPLYAGSTVEFMPKFSVRGIWQRWRESHPKDGTKVDDAITVFTGVPTMYTRLIQGYEAMDPELQAASASAASKLRLMMCGSSALPYPVMQQWETITGHRLLERYGMTEFVMAISNPLKGVRKGGTVGKPFPGVQVKILADESETETTGVGELCIKSPSLFKEYWKLPEVTKESFIDGGFFKTGDAVKVDDDGYYIILGRTSADIMKVGGYKLSALEIEAALLEHPAVSECCVLGLPDKDYGEAVCAIIVPEADEKKKQEEELKPAISLEELCTWAKEKLAPYKLPTQLLLWDLLPRNAMGKVNKKELKRKLAAEGH, encoded by the exons CAGCACGTTATAGTACATTCATGGAGGTGATCAAAGCAGTTGCCAGGCAGGGGTCAGCAACAGCGGAAAGTGTTGCCATAAGAGCCAACCAGAAGAGTTACAGTTACAATCAACTCATTTCATCTGCAAGGAAGATATCTAGTCTGTTATGTAATGGTGACATAAAACCT ACTTATGGCGTGAGCAAACACAAACATTCAGGAAATGGACATCTTGGTGGTGCTCGAATAGGAATTGTGGCTAAACCTTCAGTTGAGTTTGTTGCTGGAATACTAGGAACTTGGTTTAGTGGAGGTGTTGCAGTTCCACTTGCACTTAGCTATCCAGAAGCTGAGCTCTTACATGTGATGAATGATTCG GATGTGTCCATGATATTGAGTACTGAAGATTATCGTGAACTTATGGAAAATGTTGCTGCTAAGAGTTCGGCTCAATTTTCTCTTATTCCTCCTGTTCCCAGTATTCCCTCACCGACAAGTGCACGTGATCATCCACAAACTGGAGAAATAGTTGCAGATAAAAGTTTGCAGGGGGAAATTG ATGAGGATCCTGCTCTCATTATATACACTAGTGGTACAACAGGGAAACCTAAAGGAGTTGTTCACACACACAAAAGCATTAATTCACAG GTCCAGATCTTGACAGAAGCTTGGGGATATACATCTGCTGATCAATTTCTGCATTGTCTACCTCTGCATCAT GTTCATGGGCTATTCAATGCTTTGCTTGCACCTCTCTATGCTGGTTCCACG gtTGAGTTTATGCCCAAGTTCAGTGTGAGAGGAATCTGGCAGAGATGGCGTGAATCACATCCTAAAGATGGAACTAAGGTTGATGATGCTATAACCGTGTTTACAGGA GTTCCAACTATGTATACTCGATTAATACAAGGTTATGAAGCAATGGATCCAGAATTGCAAGCTGCTTCTGCCTCTGCTGCAAGCAAGTTACGGCTCATG ATGTGTGGCTCCTCTGCGCTTCCCTATCCTGTCATGCAACAATGGGAAACTATCACAGGACATCGTCTTTTGGAGCGATATGGAATGACTGAG TTTGTCATGGCAATTTCTAATCCCTTAAAAGGTGTACGGAAAGGAGGCACGGTCGGAAAACCATTCCCTGGTGTGCAG GTAAAGATTCTTGCAGATGAGAGTGAAACCGAGACAACGGGGGTTGGTGAGCTTTGCATCAAAAGCCCttcattatttaaagaatattGGAAACTTCCTGAG GTAACTAAGGAATCATTTATTGATGGCGGGTTCTTCAAGACTGGTGATGCTGTTAAAGTGGATGACGATGGATACTACATCATCTTGGGAC GTACAAGTGCTGATATTATGAAGGTTGGCGGTTACAAGTTATCTGCATTAGAAATTGAAGCAGCGTTGTTAGAG CATCCAGCGGTCTCAGAGTGCTGTGTATTGGGCTTGCCAGACAAAGACTATGGGGAAGCTGTATGTGCCATAATTGTGCCTGAAgcagatgaaaagaaaaaacaagaggAAGAACTAAAGCCAGCTATAAGCTTGGAAGAACTTTGCACCTGGGCTAAAGAGAAGCTTGCACCATACAAG CTTCCAACCCAATTGCTTCTATGGGACTTGCTGCCTCGAAATGCTATGGGAAAG GTGAACAAAAAAGAATTGAAGAGAAAGCTGGCTGCTGAAGGGCATTAG